TCACTGAACACTGGAGCCCACTGCCTTGGCAGCTGAAATTCCAAAAACTGGTGTAGCTCTTCAATGGGGGGCTTATCTGGTAGGCATAAGCAAAATGGTGAAAGTTATTTTCGATGATCTAACAATACCTTGCAGCATTATGAATATACGAAAGCTATTGATAGATCAGATTTTATATGAAGAGATATCAACATTAAGAACCACATGCCAATGCTACAAAGACCTTATGGAGAAAAAGGGCAAAAAAGAACGGGGTGGGGGGGTGGGGGGTGGGGGTTGGTGGTGttctgaaaaagaagaaatagattATGCTGTTGCCAATATGAAGATCAAATTGGTCACAAATAGCAAAGATGCTAATCCAACAAAGTAATAAACTGAAGAAGAGTTTTACTCACATCGCAGGTATAGATTAATGGCATGGCTCAAGAATCCACTCCCTGGGATTCCATTCAATAGGGAGGTAATAGGGATGAAGGACATTGAGATTACATCAGGCTCAAATTGAACTGTGTATAACCACTCACTATGGGAAAGACGTTTATCGTCATTTCCACCTCTCCTTTTGTAAATTCTCACGATATCCTGCAATTTCCGTAATCAAATGAGAATGTAACCAGGGTAAAAACATTCAGATCTTATAATTGACAATATAATATGAAGAATACTATGGGAGACGGAACAAACCTCCTTATGTGAATAAGAACTTGAGGGACTGGTATCAACAAACCTCAGTCGTTGCTCCCTGACTTCCAACTGAAACAGCAACGATTGAATAAGATGCCTagtaagcatattatttctgTGCATGTATCTCATATAAAATGCAGGATATTGAAATTATGCCAGTATTACCTGTTACATATCAGTTTTTTGCTTACTGTTACATGACAGTCAGTTTCAcgaaaaatatttgaaaatcacAGGAGAAACAATCCATTGAGGTTGTTATATCTTGTTGCAGGTCATAATATTTTGCTGCTATGACCATTTCAAACATCACTTTAAATGAACCCTTTCTTTTTCACCacataatattctaaaattttcataatagCACCAGCCACAACCATTACAGATTGGCCATGACCCAACAGCCAAACTGCTATCCAGTTTAAACCCCTGGTTTTGCATTATAGAAAAGGGCCATATAGGGCTGATGAAGAAATTGCAGATCAGCGCACATTATCAACAAGTCTTGATCATTCCATCAAAATATACAACCTTATGAAgataattattactttaagAGCATCCTGACTTTGAGAATTACTAAGAGAACTTTAAACTTTTCATTAGGTGAAATTGCCAAAGCCCGCAATTACAGGCAGACACAAAAGGCAATAAATCATTATGGGACAGCACTGCAACTTCTCTTGCAACTATTGAAAACTGAAAAGGTACAACTAGAAAAATCTAGAGGATGCATTTTCAGCTAGGCAAGCCAGTATATTATCTCGTCAAAAACCATATGCCCTTCCGATATCTAGTTCAATCAGCATTTCACAGATTAACATGGAACAACACTTCTACTCTCCATCTTATCTCCTGAATCTCAATGTGAACAGcgtattaaaagacttctaatccACTTTGCAATATAGGGTTAAAGGTATATTCTGTCGGCCCAAtccataattaataattaaactatcCTGATACAGATCCACCTCATTAACAGTCTATCTATTCAGCAAAACCTCAGTGACCAAGTATTGAGTAAAGATTACTGAAGTTCCAAGGAAAGGAATATACATTTTAGTTGGGCAACCATTGCAATATCAGTGTACCAATTATAATCAGATTCTAGGAATTCaaagcaaataataaaagttactgatgccaaaataaaaattcagtGCTCAAACCCAAAccaaaatacaataaaattaaaaaactttcTGTACCTTATTATTCGGGAAAACTTGTTCAGAAGCCATGCCATATGGTCCACCGGTATCTAAAAATCTCTTATCAGCCATTTCCTTTAACCTCTTCTGTACATCAGCTGGCTGAAGAACTGATGAATGTTGCTGTTTCATATATACGACGTCCTTCCCACCCATCTTCACACCAACAATAATATGCGTGCCAAATGTCTCAATAAACCTGGAAGAGTTAAGTGTCAGAATCTCATTTCCAAACTGAAAACATCACGCTTATTTTGGTTTAAATATTCATTGATTCTCCACCTCCTCATTGTGTAATATAAGTAACCAAATAGAGTAAATATAGTGAAGATCTAACCAAAATAGATTGCAATATTTTACTAATGCAACATAAATGCATGTTATTCAATGTGGATAATCATTTCTAATCAGATTTCAGGATAAGCTACATCCATAACCATTATATGAGTGATAATTCCCATCATTCCCGATGTTATCATTTCTCAGGAGTTTATCAAAATCCTGGTTTCACAAATAGTTTATGAATCTACCTGTGACAGTAAAAAAGTGTAAGTGCAGCTTGATATGAGTATAGTCAAATTGATCATTtgaataaacaaagaaaactaTTATCCGATAGAAGGTGCAGGTCCAAGAAGTTATTATCAGAACacaaaattaagtttttacaACTCAGCTGAAGGATGAAGATTGACATCAATTTCATCATTTGACTGAAAATGGATCCCTGAAGACTTACTTTGCTAGTGCTGCCGGTTCCCATGATGAAGGGACAGCTTTCTTTACATGATCACGGAGCACCATTTGAGACTTTTCTAATGCAACTGTATAAAGTGTAATGAATACCCCATCAAAAGCTAGGGTTTTTGTGTTAGCTGCATCTTTCTGCCAACAACCTGAGAATTCAAACATGGAATTGAAGAGACCAGAAGGAATTTTTCCAGTCAATGACATTTCCTGATTAAATTGCTCTGACATCTGAGAAagacaaaaacaagaaaagatgaGGTCACAGGATAGTCACAGATACAACAAAACATGACGGGCACTCCTTATatgtttataatatattttttcatctgCCAAAATGCATAGAGTGCAGTTCAAGGGAGAAGAAAAGTGAGTCCTTCATACAGAAAACTCAGCATCTTAAACAACAGTATGCAATCTCAAACGTCACAAATCCTCAGCATTCACAAACATGGGAAAGTTCTGGTTACCAAAATAAAGGAAAGCATTTATTTCCAATGGCAACCTCTATCAAAGGTTAGTCATGATGTAGCAATATTATACCACATAACTTTCAATCTATGTGATcagaaatcaaattaattgatGATCATATGAAAGgtaaagagagagaaatagaGAGAAATCACCTGCTGGAATGAGAGGACATCAGAACTAAACCTTGTTCGCTCCCCTTTATCacattttattgatttagaCACCTTTGGAATTGAAATTCCACCCGGCAAAATAATCTCTCTGCCCCCACCGTCATCAATCTCAATTAACTGGCAATTATTTCCTTCCCCTTTACAGTATTTCAACCTCAAATCTGCTGTTATATCATATCCACGCCCTATGGACCCAATTGCAATCTTAGCCGCCTCTGGGGCTGGACGTTTAAGCGCCATTAATCAGCACATCACTGCACTTTAGCAAATGCAGATCCAAACGCTACAGAAAGTTCAAATTTCACATATTTAGCCTCCAGTCTCTAGCTAACAAACATACAAGCGTCTCCAACATCTAAAATACACATGTGCAGGCAAAATTCATGAttttcaagaaacaaaatcaaaGCCCTAATCTtagttaagaaaatatatatatccggtaaatttaaaaacaacaaACACATTCTTCAGTCAACGACCAAATATCCAAACTTTATAAATAACACAAGATATACAATGCAAGTGCAAATCAACACAAGTACATCTAAaataaggaagaaaagaaaaacataaatttaattctcaTACTTGTAACAAAGACAAGCAACAAATTCACACATTtgatgataaaaaaagaaaacaaattaatcataaattcttacaaaaagtgaccaaaatttataaaagctCTCAACATTAAGCTGATCCAAATTCTCTACTTGTACATCTAAAGCAAACTTAtttaactaacaattaagcaaaTTAAACTCCTTAAGCAACTCAAAAACAGATCTAATTaagctttttaaaataaataatagtaacaACCCAGCACATgcatatattcatattattgATTAAGCTAAAATCCAAGCAAATTCCATACATTTTCCACAGTGCCAGAATGAATAACTTCTCTCCAAATCACTTTCTTCCAAACCCACCAAGACCGATCGAGCTCGAAATTACACTAAAAACTAAAGCAAAACAAAGCTCAATAGTATCCTTATTTCATTACAAAGATCACTAACAAGCTCTAGATTACAAACaagaaagaaggagaagaCAGAAGGAAagttagagagagaaaaaccCTAAGctgaagagagagagagagatttgagtaaatggtgaaagaagtaatatatttttatttttcttttttaaagtttGACCAGAAGGAAAGAGAGTGAGTGAGACTTAACTCTCTGTGTCTTAAAAGagagattttaaaagaacTTACTGTTCTCCAACGGATGAGTTGAGGAGAGAGTGGAGATAACTTCACGGGGTTGTGGGACATTGAATAGCACCCACctattataattgaaatagtaaatatgataaataatcaattttcatGAGTCATGAGTCTGTATTTACCTCACCGCAGTTCAAATCCACTATCAATCCCTAATCAACCTCATCgctacttaatttaatttaattctaatcgGTGATTTATAcgattgttattattattttaattataaaattaaaaataaactttttttaaaaagtaacgGTTTAAAaacccaaatcaaattttaaaaacagaaagaagaaCGGAAGTTAAAGTTCTAACTTATCggtaaaaaaatgaaaattggtgaaaatgaaagaaagctAATTTTGGACAAACGCAGGATTGCTTCAACACTATTTTTGCATTaggaagaaaaatagaaatttaatttaacaagCTGATACTTATTTGAGTTGGTTTCAAACTTAACTGaggttaaataataattttttttttttttttaaatttcttaacatataaactctttaattattaaataattttataattgttattataCACACGATTATTcgtacttatataaaattatatatttttaaatatttatcatatatatatatatatataataaaaaaataattaatttataaaatataaatataaatattttatactaatcatatataaaaatttatgttaaaattaaaaaacttattaactatttcatattataagatgtcaaaatatatacatatatatattatatatatatatataatgaattgGATAAAgcaatagtttattttttaaaactcgATTAAGCTTGCAGGCTGAGTATTATGGAGTTTGAACTCGACTTGATACATCGAATCGatctcaaatattttttaaaccaATTTTAAATAGCTCGCAAATTGGCTTAACTCGATTACACATCTTAGTTTAGATTTTTCCTTACAAGTACATGTAGCTATATATGTATTCCCCAATACAATATACACATATTCATACACTAAAAAGTATTAACAACTACatatagataataataataataatattattattaatattaacataacgaaaaataataacaattcaatatatattagtCAATGCTAATCCGAGTAATAATTAATCTGAAATCATGATTCAAGCATATGAATGAATTTGCTTAAGAAGAGGTCTAATGTGGCGGCTTCATGCTCTCCAATGCCTGCTGCAACAACAACAGCAGCAACAATCTCTTACCAAACTCAACCAATATTCTTTAAtcatcaataattattaattaaaagtagTGTTTGTGTTGTCCTCATCTTCCACAAGAGGAAACTTCATTGCACTAAATTAGCTTCCAAAGTTGAATAGGATGAAGTTGTCAACCCTTCATATGCAAATGGTTCATCAATTTTAACTCATTTTATCACCAAATATTGATAGTAATAAAGTACAATAATCTATATTTGGAATTCCATTTTCCTAAAGAAAAGTGTGAAATTATGACATTAATATCTTTGCTTGTAAGTAATCTTCAATGTCACTATATTGCTCAGAGAAAATTATTGCAAACATGTATAGCAGGGGATTTCTTTTCATTGAAAACAATGTGAATATTTATCTTCAAgctttctattaattttcatttctacATATTTGTGTCTTTtggtaatttttaattaattcctttATAATGTTTTGAGACTTCTCAAATAATGATCTATGGTACTTCCCTCCTTCCACCTCCACCCATATGAATATCAAGAAAATTAGTCTTTattatacaatatatatatatatatatttacttttgaattaaattaaattatatcataagtttataaataaagaaaatcattaaACCGGtcgtaaatttttttaattggtgCTTTTATTGTGAGAGGTTTCTAGTTCTTTagtcttatatttataaatattaataagaatttattatcttttatgatgaatgctaggaaatataaaatataaattaaattaaattagaaataacAATGTGTGGAATAGGTAAGGTTTGAGAGTCCTATTTTTCGTTTCATATAAGAATTAGGAAGGAGGTGAcattagataaataatttttggaaCATATGTATAGTGAAGaaagaatttttatatgtttttttaataattttgatgctcttaaaattttataatttatatatttaaaaaaatagtatgtattaagttttataatattaaaaaataaaataaaatttttaataatacattTCCTTAAAAATGTTCAAGAGAGACGAGTGAGGAAATACTCTATCCGAAAATCTTCcggtaaaatatatatttggatTCTTAAACTTTGgtcatttagtaattttatattttagtcattttaacctaataaaaaaataaattatatttttatatctttaaatacttttattctatatttggttgaaatctataaaaaatttaatttattttaaaaaatattaaagaaagtaaaataaaattaataaagttaaaagagatattttggtattatgaaatatattaacttatcaATATAGGAGTGTATTTAGAAAATCTAtctatttctttataatttagtttaattatataaaattttaaattaatttttattttattcaaagtatgtaaactttaaatttacaaataaattttatagatttcaatcgaatacaatattaattttcaatttaaattagagaactttcaaaaatactttaaaatcaataaaaaaagttatttttactatgtaaactttttaaaaaaaataatgttttttaatttttttaaaaatactatatggttgttttttagttttctttgattattttataaaaataataaaaaaactaaacaaCCAGTAccgtattttaaaaaaaagtaaaaaattgtttttctttttatattcttacatagtaaaaatgaaaagaagttTATGCcatattcttaataaaaattttatcaggcacttaaattatgtttttaataatatttgaatacaatatttattaaatagatataaatatatggaATAAAACCACATAATagaaagtatttaaatatttaagagaaaaatcatatgaaatatctattaaattatattaaagattaatagTCTAAAGCAAGCAAATAGTAAAGTTTAATTGTCTAAATATAAATTCGGCTTAAATTTTCCCATGGATTCGCGGCATGCACAGAATTTATATTCGGACCAATGCGATTTTACCATGTGTATTATAAATACATTATCACTAGCAAAGATAAGGGCTTTCTGGACATGATACAATAAATTCAGGGATATTCTAGTCAACGTAGTCATCATACAGTCCACACTACTACAACAACCTCGATCTTTCCATCCGGGCAGCCCGAAATTGCAATCCGACGGTCAGTATACCTGCCCCCGGAGCAGCCATAGATGATTCTAGAATAAGTCCACGTGTCACGACCTAACCCttaactctctctctctctctctcgcttCCTctattctctctttctttctctataaGCCCAAAaccctttcttttctctttctcttatcTTCTTTATAGCAGCCTCTCTATCTAACCACAAACTCTACTAAATTTAggttttttttaacaaattcacTCTCTTTTTGAGTTGGgtttttgttaaattaatcTCTGTCGTCAAGTTATTGCTTAAAGTTTCAATCGTGAcactttaatttcttaaaaaaccctaaaaaaatgGCATCATCAACAGCTCAGATTCATGTTTTAGGTGGAATTGGGTTtccttcatcaaaatcaagaaaacccagtttttcttttccaaaaaagACTGTATTTTTAGGTTCTAATCTAAAGTCTCATCAAACGGCGGCGTTTTTAAGACAAAGCAATACTAATGCAAGGAGAAAGTATGGACCTTTGAGAGTAGTGAATGAGAAAGTTGTGGGTATTGATTTGGGTACTACTAATTCAGCAGTTGCAGCTATGGAAGGTGGGAAGCCAACAATAGTGACAAATGCTGAAGGGCAAAGAACGACACCGTCTGTTGTGGCTTATACTAAAAATGGCGATAGGCTTGTTGGACAGATTGCAAAGAGGCAGGCTGTTGTGAACCCTGAAAATACTTTCTTTTCTGTGAAGAGGTTTATTGGGAGAAAGATGTCTGAGGTTGATGAGGAGTCTAAACAGGTTTCTTATAGAGTTGTTCGAGATGAGAATGGAAACGTTAAGTTGGATTGTCCTGCTATTGGTAAACAATTTGCTGCTGAGGAGATTTCAGCTCAGGTATCTTCTATTGAGGAAATGCTAATTTGTTGAGTTTCGTATTGTGGGTCTGTTGAGTTATTGCTAAATTAGCtacttttatatgttttttgaTGTGACTTTAGCTAAATTTTCAGAGTCATATCTATTGTGTTTTGAGATGAAGTTATGAGAATCTTATGTTCTTGTTTGCTTGTTAAATATAGGTTTTAAGGAAGCTTGTAGATGATGCTTCAAAATTTTTGAATGATAAAGTGACTAAAGCTGTAGTTACAGTTCCTGCTTACTTCAATGATTCTCAAAGGACAGCAACAAAGGATGCTGGTCGAATTGCTGGCTTGGAAGTTCTTCGCATAATCAATGAGCCTACTGCTGCTTCATTGGCATATGGGTTTGAAAAGAAGAACAATGAAACCATCCTAGTCTTTGACCTTGGTGGTGGTACATTTGATGTTTCAGGTACCGTAACTGTTACTGTTGCTTGAATTAGTTGCTTCCTGCTTATACAAAAAGCTTGTTATTGTATTATATTGGAGAAATTCAAGGTTGTAAGAGAATTTTGCTTTCCTTGTGTGTAATACTAATGTGAACTTTGTCAAACGAAAACATTCTGCAGTGCTTGAAGTTGGTGATGGAGTTTTTGAAGTGCTCTCTACTTCAGGAGATACACATTTGGGTGGTGATGACTTTGATAAGGTGGGATTGCAATGATTGTCTTAATGTTCATTTCTCTTTCCATGATTAAGTTGGTGTTGAGAGAGTTAAACTATACTCCTGGGTTTATGCAGAGAATTGTTGATTGGCTTGCTGGTAACTTTAAGAGAGATGAAGGCATTGATCTTTTGAAGGACAAACAAGCACTTCAGCGTTTGACTGAGACGGCTGAGAAAGCTAAGATGGAGCTGTCATCTTTGACTCAGACTAATATTAGGTAAATAGCTTGCTCCTGTTGATCTGTCACTTCTACAGTTACTTGGACTTCGAAATTTAATGTATGAAAATCCTGCTGTTTTCTAGTTTGCCTTTCATCACTGCTACTGCTGATGGCCCCAAGCACATCGAGACCACAATCACAAGAGCTAAGTTTGAGGAATTGTGTTCTGACCTGCTTGACAGGTACCAAATTTTTCTTGCAACCAAGTCAATTTTTGATGCTTTAGTCCAATTTAGTCATCTTGCATACTTTTACCTCATCTTTACTCCTTGAATTCCTGGAGTTCATGAGATAATTTAGTCCCTATCTGATACTTGTTCATTTTATCTTGTCAGGCTTAAAACACCAGTTGAGAACTCTTTGAGAGATGCTAAACTATCCTTTAAAGATATTGATGAAGTGATACTTGTTGGTGGATCAACTCGTATACCAGCTGTACAGGAACTTGTAAAGAAAATGACTGGAAAGGACCCAAATGTCACTGTGAACCCTGATGAAGTGGTTGCCCTAGGTGCTGCAGTTCAGGTGTCCCATAGCTCAGTTTGCTCATATCTtacttttttgttattatgcTTGGTTATATTTTCCCATAGGTTAGTTTCTCTGAGATTGTCTATCACGATTGACTTGTTCCCTGATCCTTCTTGTTGGAGTTAGGCTGGAGTCTTGTCTGGAGATGTTAGTGATATTGTGCTGTTGGATGTCACACCGCTGTCCCTTGGTCTGGAGACTCTTGGTGGGGTTATGACAAAAATCATTCCCAGAAATACTACTCTGCCCACATCCAAATCAGAGGTGTTCTCAACTGCTGCAGATGGACAGACAAGTGTTGAAATTAATGTCCTTCAGGGTGAGAGAGAGTTTGTTAGAGATAATAAATCCCTTGGTAGCTTCCGCCTTGATGGTATTCCTCCAGCACCACGTGGAGTTCCTCAAATTGAAGTTAAATTTGACATTGATGCCAATGGTATTCTCTCTGTTACTGCCATTGACAAGGGCACTGGAAAGAAGCAAGACATCACCATTACTGGTGCTAGCACCTTACCCAGTGATGAGGTATGTTTTATCTAGTACCATTGAGGTGCATTGTTGTTGAACTTAGGTCAAAACTTGCACATTTTTTTCCTATGAGCATGGGGATTTAAGTTATCAATATCAGTGCACATCATATTTGAACTGATCAAAGATTAAACAGTATTTAAGGATGCATTGGTGTGAATATGCAGGTTGAGAGGATGGTGAGCGAAGCTGAGAGGTTTGCTAAGGAGGACAAGGAGAAGAGAGATGCCATTGACACGAAGAACCAGGCAGATTCTGTTGTCTACCAGACAGAAAAGCAGCTGAAGGAGCTGGGAGACAAGGTTCCAGCCCCTGTCAAAGAGAAGGTAGAGGCAAAACTGAAGGAGCTCAAGGATGCAATTGAGGGTGGATCAACCCAAGGGATGAAAGACGCCATGGCTGCCCTGAACCAAGAAGTCATGCAGCTTGGCCAGTCACTGTACAATCAACCAGGTGCTGGGGGAGCTGGTCCCGCACCGGGCGGTGAAGCTGGACCTTCTTCTGACTCATCAAGCAAGGGACCTGAAGGAGATGTTATTGATGCAGATTTCACTGACAGCAAGTGAGAAGGCAAGAtgaatttttctaattttgtagCCCCTTCCTGGTAATGTGTATAAGAAAATTGATTCTGTCTGGATCAAGGGATAATGACATTTCCAGACATTTTTGCTCTCTGGGGAGTGAGAAACAATTATTTCTAGGAATATATAGAGGAACAAGCACCTAATAGCAACCCATAATAGTTAAAACCGTGGGTGTTCAATtcagttctttttcttttgaattatagtattttttttttttttttttttttgttttaagaaaAAGGTTCTTGTCTGTTGATGTTAAATGGATTAAGCACCAAATTAGATAGTTTTCCCAATACTTTAAAAAGCTGCAAGTGCTGTGTATAAGCAAATCAAGGAGTTGCCTTTGGCGATATGGAGGGTCGACTGCTTCAATGTGCATTGGTTCATCCATTTTGCAGAGATTTACAAAGCTATTGAAATTTGCTTTTGTCTATTATCATTTGGATGTTCTTAAATCGCTGTTTATTTTTCAACAATCACTGTGGATGTAGCACGTTACCGCTTACCactattatttattctctTGTTACCTTCGACCACCACAAAACACTCtacatatgaaaataaaaagaaaagaaaaaactcccAACAAATTCAATTTTCTCACACATTTTATGCCTAATTTCTTGAAACTTTAACGAATCCTTATTTCtagaaaaacaaatatttataataaatcaatGCTCGtgattctttttctataaagCCTCTCATAGTGTTGGCAGAATGTATgtttagataattaaattttaattattttaatattttaatattttaatttaatttagtattatttttataactttttaaagtatttttgtttttatctaagttaataaatacttgaattagaatttttttataatattaggaCAAAAATGACGCCACATTGACATTATTgaagtattataaaattataaaagttataagttaaagtatttaaaaattaaaatattaaaaccatcaaataattaaaattatggtGTTAGgatgattaaataattaaaatttagatatttaaatattgcaTTTCGcaataatattcatataatCCGGCCAATAAAATTGTTGaacttttactattttctagAAATTCTGTAGATTAAACAGTAGAAAGGTCCATGGaactttttttaagaaaaaggataATAAAAAGCAAACAAATTAGTATCAATATGCCTATGGCATACGGAATAACATTTACATAGAATTCCACTTACCACGTGAATATAAACGATGCGAAATGTTTGAGCAAGCTCTTATCTACCAAGGCATCAATATACCTTATGCCGCAGGTTACAACATTTACATAGAACTCCACCTGCCACGTTCAAGCTCTTATCTCACAATTTTCCAGGTTTGGCAAATCGATTTCGGATCGTCTCCTTGCAGCAACACCCAACTTCATCCCAACACAAACTAACGTCTCAAGTGATCTTGCACTATTGGCTAGGAGGTCCTCATCAATTAGAATTGCATCCTGCACAAGGTCCTCCTGATCAGATTTCAGACATGTACAGACCCAAATTCACACCTATGCATGTTGGTTTGGACCCTTCAGAAAGCGGAACTCAACCCGAAACTACTTTTGTTTATGTTGAATTTCAGAAACACTCATATTGGGAGATGCACAGCAGGCAGTGACAAAAGATTATAGAAATATCCATCAAGTGCTATGCTATCCAGATACAAGTTCAGAAAGCATGACATATCAATTATTCCATTTACcaatatgaagaaaaaatgGGAATGTAATATGCTCCTTATGCAGGTAATCAAAAGATATAAGCTTTCTACAGTGAGAAAAGGATCAATGCAGTACCAACCTTTTCAAAGACACAAATCACAGTGCTTCCACCAAATGAGAAATATCCAAGCTGTAATATAACACATGCAAAGGTGATCACAGAGCCAGGATTGTATTCATAGgcaaaaatattatcaaagaCAGTAAATTAACCTCATCTCCTTTCTTGATGTAGTCACCCTCCTTTTTCAAAAAGGTGATGCTGCCAACCATAGTCGCTCCAATTGCTATAAATGCCACCTTATGCAAATATACAAAGAGATGCAGATGTCAGTCAACTGAATAATCCGAGCACTAGTTCCATTTACTTTTCAAAAATGGAGCTAATTGTTGAAGTTAAAAGACAATATAGAGATCAAAGCTTTATTGTGCAGATAAAAATGGCCTTTCAGAATGTAAAGCGTGATGCTGATGACTACACATGCTAAA
The nucleotide sequence above comes from Ricinus communis isolate WT05 ecotype wild-type chromosome 6, ASM1957865v1, whole genome shotgun sequence. Encoded proteins:
- the LOC8263275 gene encoding MACPF domain-containing protein At4g24290 is translated as MALKRPAPEAAKIAIGSIGRGYDITADLRLKYCKGEGNNCQLIEIDDGGGREIILPGGISIPKVSKSIKCDKGERTRFSSDVLSFQQMSEQFNQEMSLTGKIPSGLFNSMFEFSGCWQKDAANTKTLAFDGVFITLYTVALEKSQMVLRDHVKKAVPSSWEPAALAKFIETFGTHIIVGVKMGGKDVVYMKQQHSSVLQPADVQKRLKEMADKRFLDTGGPYGMASEQVFPNNKLEVREQRLRFVDTSPSSSYSHKEDIVRIYKRRGGNDDKRLSHSEWLYTVQFEPDVISMSFIPITSLLNGIPGSGFLSHAINLYLRYKPPIEELHQFLEFQLPRQWAPVFSELPLGPQRKQQSTASLQFSLMGPKLFVNTTPVDVGKRPVTGLRLYLEGKRSNRLAIHLQHLSSLPKVFQLADDPNGNFNQESYDRKYYEKVQWKNFSHVCTAPVESDEELSIVTGGQLQVENSGFKNILFLRLRFSTVTGAAAVKHPEWDGSPGLAPKSGLISTLISHHFTSVQKPPPRPADVNINSAVYPGGPPVPVQVPKLLKFVDTTEMTRGPQETPGYWVVSGARLVVEKGRISLRVKYSLLTVVLPDEDLEPEQ
- the LOC8263274 gene encoding stromal 70 kDa heat shock-related protein, chloroplastic is translated as MASSTAQIHVLGGIGFPSSKSRKPSFSFPKKTVFLGSNLKSHQTAAFLRQSNTNARRKYGPLRVVNEKVVGIDLGTTNSAVAAMEGGKPTIVTNAEGQRTTPSVVAYTKNGDRLVGQIAKRQAVVNPENTFFSVKRFIGRKMSEVDEESKQVSYRVVRDENGNVKLDCPAIGKQFAAEEISAQVLRKLVDDASKFLNDKVTKAVVTVPAYFNDSQRTATKDAGRIAGLEVLRIINEPTAASLAYGFEKKNNETILVFDLGGGTFDVSVLEVGDGVFEVLSTSGDTHLGGDDFDKRIVDWLAGNFKRDEGIDLLKDKQALQRLTETAEKAKMELSSLTQTNISLPFITATADGPKHIETTITRAKFEELCSDLLDRLKTPVENSLRDAKLSFKDIDEVILVGGSTRIPAVQELVKKMTGKDPNVTVNPDEVVALGAAVQAGVLSGDVSDIVLLDVTPLSLGLETLGGVMTKIIPRNTTLPTSKSEVFSTAADGQTSVEINVLQGEREFVRDNKSLGSFRLDGIPPAPRGVPQIEVKFDIDANGILSVTAIDKGTGKKQDITITGASTLPSDEVERMVSEAERFAKEDKEKRDAIDTKNQADSVVYQTEKQLKELGDKVPAPVKEKVEAKLKELKDAIEGGSTQGMKDAMAALNQEVMQLGQSLYNQPGAGGAGPAPGGEAGPSSDSSSKGPEGDVIDADFTDSK